From a region of the Alphaproteobacteria bacterium genome:
- a CDS encoding cytochrome b yields MADPATVDGGTSRAASGSSVSVWDPLVRVFHWSLAVAFFVAFLTDDDAMTIHAWAGYVAGGVIVVRLVWGVIGPRHARFVDFAYGPGAALRYLGALIAFRGRRYLGHSPAGGAMVFALLAVVAATVVTGLVVYAVEENAGPLAGIVATGESVTGAFEEAHEILANLALALVIAHVLGVVWASLVHRENLTRAMVTGRKRAATGDDVG; encoded by the coding sequence ATGGCCGATCCGGCAACCGTCGATGGCGGCACCAGCCGCGCCGCGTCCGGCAGCAGCGTTTCCGTCTGGGACCCGCTGGTCCGCGTCTTCCACTGGTCGCTGGCGGTCGCCTTCTTCGTCGCCTTCCTGACCGACGACGACGCCATGACGATCCACGCCTGGGCCGGCTATGTCGCGGGCGGTGTTATCGTGGTTCGCCTGGTGTGGGGCGTCATCGGCCCGCGCCATGCCCGCTTCGTTGACTTCGCCTACGGTCCCGGCGCCGCGCTGCGCTATCTCGGCGCGTTGATCGCCTTCCGCGGACGGCGCTATCTCGGCCACAGCCCGGCCGGCGGCGCCATGGTGTTCGCCCTGCTCGCGGTCGTCGCCGCCACCGTGGTCACCGGCCTCGTCGTCTACGCCGTCGAGGAGAATGCCGGCCCGCTCGCCGGGATCGTGGCGACGGGCGAGTCCGTCACCGGAGCCTTCGAGGAGGCCCACGAGATCCTCGCCAATCTGGCGCTGGCGCTGGTCATTGCCCATGTCCTCGGCGTCGTGTGGGCGAGCCTCGTTCATCGCGAAAACCTGACCCGGGCCATGGTCACCGGCCGCAAGCGCGCCGCCACCGGCGACGACGTCGGCTAG